Below is a genomic region from Streptococcus salivarius.
GATTGGCACTACTATCAGCAATGACACCAATTTCTGATGGCCCTGCAATCATATCAATACCGACAATACCGTAAACTTGTTTCTTAGCAGTCGCCACGAAAATATTACCAGGACCTGTAATCTTATCCACCTTTGGAATTGTTTCTGTACCAAAGGCCAAGGCCGCAACCCCTTGAGCCCCACCGACTTGGTAAATGCTATCCACACCAGCCAATTTTGCGGCTACCAGAATCGCAGGAACAAAGTGCTCTTGAGGCGGCGTAATCATAATAATCTCTTTAACCCCAGCAATTTTGGCAGGAATAACATTCATAAGAACTGATGACGGATAAGCCGCAGTGCCTCCAGGAACATAAACACCCACACGATTGATAGGACGAATCAATTGACCACGAATAACACCCTCACTTGGTTGGTCCTCAAAACCAGTCTCCAACTGATGTTTGTGATAAGATTCAATGTTTTCTTTAGCATTAACTAGGGCTTGGTAAACCTCTGGATCAATCTCTTTAAAGGCTTGATCAATCAAGTCCTGTCCAACTTCAAAATCAGTCAAGTCAACCTTATCAAATTTAGCTGAATAGTCACGAAGGGCCTCGTCTCCACGTTTTTTAACGTCTTCAATAATGGCTTGAACCGTGCTTTCAACGTCTCTATTTTCTTTTGACAGTTCCAATTGCTCCTGATAAAGAAGCTCCGCAATTTCTTTATTTGTTCCAGTTAATCGTTTCATTCGAACGGTACCTCCTCGTTCCCTACAAGTGATTCAATCTTACAAATGAATGGTAGAACTTCCTTGTTATTTTTCAAAGAAGCCTTATTAACAATCATGCGTGCTGAAATCCTGCAAATATCTTCATAAACTTTTAAGCCATTAGCAACAAGGGTATTCCCTGTTTCCACAATATCGACAATGGCATCCGCTAGACCAATGACCGGGGCAATCTCAACACTCCCCTGAATTGAAATAATCTCAACATCCTCACCCTTTTGATTAAAATAGTCCGTCGCAATGGTTGGATACTTGGTGGCGATACGTTTACGCTTATGGTCATCAGGATTATAGTCTTCTGTTGATGCTACGGAGAATTTACAAAGGCCAAAATTAAGGTCTAACATTTCCAAATAGCCTGTCGGATGTTCAACTAGAACATCCTTCCCAACAATCCCAATATCTGCGACACCGTGTCGGACATAGGTGGTCACATCTGGAGCCTTGACCAATAGAAAACGGAAACGTTTGTCAGGACTTTCGAAAATCAAATTACGGCCCTTATCAGCCATGAAGGACATGTCAAAGCCAGCTTTTTCTAGTAATTTAACTGTATCTTTCTCAATTCGCCCCTTGGTTAAGGCAATTGTGATTTGATTGCTAGTCATCTAAGTCACCTCCAAATTCCACATCATCATGCACTGCTTGATAGACCGAATCGACATCAATGGCCCAACCAACCGCTGTTAACTCGGTAGCACCAAAGCGTTCAAATAGTTTATCGTAGCGGCCACCTGATACAAAGGCATCCGGCACCTTATCACCGAAGACCTTAAACATCATGCCTGTGTAGTAAGGCACTGCTGGCAATTGAGCCAAATCAAGCGTCGTCTCTGGGAGACTATCTGATAAGCGATTGGTTAAGACTTCCAAACTATCCAAGGCCGTCAAAAAGGCTTCACTGTCTGTCAACTGTCTAGCCTTGGTCAAAACAGCCTTGGTCTCACCAAAGAGGAAGGGCAACTGTTCCAAGACCTTGTCATATTGACTTGGATTTTCTTTGGTGAATTCCTTGAGGCCTGTGATTGATTTGTCACGGATATAGGCGGCCAACTCTGCTTCTTTTACTGATGGAAGGTCTAATTCTTCAAAAATGAGTTGCAAGAGACGAGCATGTGAAAACTCAAACTTGTAATTTTTGACACCGGCAGCATCCAGAGCCTCTTTAGCAGATATCACAGCTTCTTCCATGGCCTGGTGAACAGGGAATCCTATGATCTCAATACCAGCTTGCGTATGCTCATTGGATAGGCCACGCATCTCCTCATTGTAGTTAAAGACTTTTCCAGAGTAAGAAAATTTAATGGGTGTATGAACTTGTGTCGAAGCAATCACGCGCCCAATTTGGCTGGTAATATCAGGACGTAGGCTAACAAGATCTCCATTTTTATCAAAGAAATTATAGTTACCATTATCCACAAGATCGCTAAAGACTTCGAAATGCTCCAAGGTTGGTGTCTCAATTCGAAGGAAACCCTTTGTCATCAACAAGTCACAGATACGATGCTCAATCTGATACATGGTACGGGCACGTTTGAAAAGTTTATCGTGCATTCCTAAGGCTAATGTCGTTTTTTTCATGCTTGTAACTCCTGTATTGTCATTAGTACGCGCTCCATCTCATCCTGAGTTCCAATCGAGATGCGTAGTCTGTCGGAAATACGCTCCACTTTTGGAAAATAACGGACATAAATTTTCTTACTTTGGAGATAGTCAAACAATTGGCCTGCAGTCACTCCGTGTGGTTTGACCAAAACAAAATTGGTTTTTGAAGGAAGAACATCAAAGCCAATAGCCTTCAATTCTTGGCTAAACCAGTCACGTGTGGCCATAATCTTAGCGCAGCTATCTTCATAATAATCCCAAGACTTAACGGCTGCAGTCGCCAAGACTTCTGCGATGCTATCCACATTATAGGGATTGACTGAATTCTTGACGGCATTGATCACAGCCATTAGTTTAGGACTTCCGATGCCATAGCCGACACGCAAGCCTGCAAGTGAGGCGTCCTTAGAAAAGGTCCTTGTGATAAACACATTGTCATACTTTTCTAGGAGAGGTAAGACAGTCTCCCCACCAAAATTAATATAGGCTTCGTCGATAATCACAACTACTGACTGGTTGGCCTTTACGATTTCTTCAATTTGATCGAGAGGTTTATAAATACCTGTTGGCGCATTTGGGTTAGTAAGGACAATCCCACCATTTTCAACCAGATAATCTTGAGTATCAATCTCAAATGAAGAGTTCAAGGGCACTTCTCTAAATGGGATGCGATACAAATCTGCCCATACCTTGTAAAAACCATAGGTCAAATCTGGAAACAAGACTTCTTCCTCGCTATTAAAGAAAGCTAGAAATGCCATTGACAAAATATCGTCTGACCCATTTCCAATAATCACTTGATCGGCAGTAACACCTAACTGTTCAGATAAGGCTTGACGCAAAGCAGCTTGATCCAAAGTCGAATACTTGCGTAACTGATGGGCATCAAAGGATGCTAAAGCTTGATGGACTGCTGGACTTGGTCCATAGGCATTTTCATTAGTATTCAACTTAATGATATTTTTCTCAGCAGGCTGACTACCTGCCACATAGGGTTCAATCTTTCGTAATCCTTTGATTTCCATAGTTTATCCTTTCTGTTCAACTCCAACCAAGTGTACGTCTAGCTACAAATACTAAAAGCAAGGGTAACAAAAAACGCCCTCGCAAAAACAACTTTTGCAAGGACGTTGGCACGTGGTTCCACCTTAATTCGAACAGGGGTCACCCCCTCTTCCTCATGAAGTCACAAGGTCTCTCTTGTAACTCCCAGTCTCTAACGGAACCAC
It encodes:
- the hisG gene encoding ATP phosphoribosyltransferase; this encodes MTSNQITIALTKGRIEKDTVKLLEKAGFDMSFMADKGRNLIFESPDKRFRFLLVKAPDVTTYVRHGVADIGIVGKDVLVEHPTGYLEMLDLNFGLCKFSVASTEDYNPDDHKRKRIATKYPTIATDYFNQKGEDVEIISIQGSVEIAPVIGLADAIVDIVETGNTLVANGLKVYEDICRISARMIVNKASLKNNKEVLPFICKIESLVGNEEVPFE
- a CDS encoding ATP phosphoribosyltransferase regulatory subunit, which translates into the protein MKKTTLALGMHDKLFKRARTMYQIEHRICDLLMTKGFLRIETPTLEHFEVFSDLVDNGNYNFFDKNGDLVSLRPDITSQIGRVIASTQVHTPIKFSYSGKVFNYNEEMRGLSNEHTQAGIEIIGFPVHQAMEEAVISAKEALDAAGVKNYKFEFSHARLLQLIFEELDLPSVKEAELAAYIRDKSITGLKEFTKENPSQYDKVLEQLPFLFGETKAVLTKARQLTDSEAFLTALDSLEVLTNRLSDSLPETTLDLAQLPAVPYYTGMMFKVFGDKVPDAFVSGGRYDKLFERFGATELTAVGWAIDVDSVYQAVHDDVEFGGDLDD
- the hisD gene encoding histidinol dehydrogenase, with translation MKRLTGTNKEIAELLYQEQLELSKENRDVESTVQAIIEDVKKRGDEALRDYSAKFDKVDLTDFEVGQDLIDQAFKEIDPEVYQALVNAKENIESYHKHQLETGFEDQPSEGVIRGQLIRPINRVGVYVPGGTAAYPSSVLMNVIPAKIAGVKEIIMITPPQEHFVPAILVAAKLAGVDSIYQVGGAQGVAALAFGTETIPKVDKITGPGNIFVATAKKQVYGIVGIDMIAGPSEIGVIADSSANPTYVAADLLSQAEHDTRARAILVTDSEALADAIESEIERQLKLLPREAIARPSVENNGRIIIANDTDAMFELMNLVAPEHLEIAMDNAYDYLEKVENAGSVFLGHFTSEPIGDYYAGANHVLPTTATSRFSSALGVHDFVKRIQYTQYDKAAVNKAQHDITTLAYAEGLQAHAKAIEVRNDNN
- the hisC gene encoding histidinol-phosphate transaminase, with the translated sequence MEIKGLRKIEPYVAGSQPAEKNIIKLNTNENAYGPSPAVHQALASFDAHQLRKYSTLDQAALRQALSEQLGVTADQVIIGNGSDDILSMAFLAFFNSEEEVLFPDLTYGFYKVWADLYRIPFREVPLNSSFEIDTQDYLVENGGIVLTNPNAPTGIYKPLDQIEEIVKANQSVVVIIDEAYINFGGETVLPLLEKYDNVFITRTFSKDASLAGLRVGYGIGSPKLMAVINAVKNSVNPYNVDSIAEVLATAAVKSWDYYEDSCAKIMATRDWFSQELKAIGFDVLPSKTNFVLVKPHGVTAGQLFDYLQSKKIYVRYFPKVERISDRLRISIGTQDEMERVLMTIQELQA